The following are encoded in a window of Kitasatospora fiedleri genomic DNA:
- the tatC gene encoding twin-arginine translocase subunit TatC encodes MSKTSKAAKDPEGRMALADHLRELRNRLVKSLLAIILFTIVAVFYHKALLDFLIEPLPACNPDGTLPAGLKHCAEISNIGLTTPFTVMLKVSLTAGAVAATPVWLYQLWKFVAPGLHQHEKRYSVAFLLVGTPLFLAGAVLAYVVMPLTAEMLISFVGDGVKSIVPVETYLDLITRMVLVFGAGFELPLFLVMLNLVGVLTGRRLLSWWRAMVMGITVFAAFATPSTDPLSMLALAAPIWALYFLAVGVALLNDKRKAARNPDAGLSDEEASRVDLTVEGVADAESVGGVEAVEAPAPVPASRRDQIDDIT; translated from the coding sequence TTGAGCAAGACGAGCAAAGCGGCCAAGGACCCTGAGGGGCGGATGGCGCTCGCCGACCATCTCCGCGAACTGCGCAACCGGCTGGTCAAGTCGCTGCTGGCGATCATCCTCTTCACGATCGTCGCGGTGTTCTACCACAAGGCGCTGCTGGACTTCCTGATCGAGCCGCTGCCCGCGTGCAACCCGGACGGCACCCTGCCGGCCGGCCTGAAGCACTGCGCGGAGATCTCCAACATCGGCCTGACTACCCCGTTCACGGTCATGCTGAAGGTCAGCCTCACGGCCGGCGCGGTGGCCGCCACCCCGGTCTGGCTGTACCAGCTGTGGAAGTTCGTGGCACCCGGCCTGCACCAGCACGAGAAGCGCTACTCGGTGGCGTTCCTGCTGGTCGGCACCCCGCTGTTCCTGGCCGGCGCGGTGCTCGCGTACGTGGTGATGCCGCTGACCGCGGAGATGCTGATCAGCTTCGTCGGCGACGGCGTCAAGTCGATCGTGCCGGTGGAGACCTACCTGGACCTGATCACCCGCATGGTGCTGGTGTTCGGCGCGGGCTTCGAACTGCCGCTGTTCCTGGTGATGCTCAACCTGGTCGGGGTGCTCACCGGCCGGCGGCTGCTCAGCTGGTGGCGCGCGATGGTCATGGGCATCACGGTGTTCGCGGCCTTCGCCACCCCGTCCACCGACCCGCTGTCGATGCTGGCGCTGGCCGCGCCGATCTGGGCGCTGTACTTCCTGGCGGTCGGGGTCGCGCTGCTCAACGACAAGCGCAAGGCCGCCCGCAACCCCGACGCCGGGCTGAGCGACGAGGAGGCCTCCCGGGTCGACCTGACGGTCGAGGGCGTGGCGGACGCCGAGTCGGTCGGCGGGGTCGAGGCGGTGGAGGCGCCCGCGCCGGTCCCGGCCTCGCGCCGCGACCAGATCGACGACATCACCTGA
- a CDS encoding FAD/NAD(P)-dependent oxidoreductase produces the protein MPTSESEPREHRDGPSRDRYDLAVIGAGPAGLAAADAAAGFGLRVALVDAGSRPGGQYYRHPAPELGAARPERLHHGWAVFARLRARLAASPLVDHLAGHHVWALEAGAPGDDTGPWRLHATRGPGAVDRATVRARAVLLATGAHERQLPFPGWTLPGVVTAGGAQAMLKSSLVLPGRRVVVAGSGPLLLAAASSLVAAGAEVPAIVEATSYLGYARGLPVLAGNPGKLAEGAAHGARLLRHGVRLRRGSAVVEAHGTDRVTAVTVARLDARWKPVPGSERRIGCDALAIGHGLVPQIELATELGAATAAGPDGAVALAVDARQRTSVPGLWAAGETCGVGGADLALAEGVLAAHAVAGRPFPARAAAVRRRRRAFAVLMAAAHAPGPDWTGWVTDDTEVCRCEEVPARAVREAVEQLGAGDARTVKLLTRAGMGWCQGRMCGPVVARLSGGGVGRPDSRPLSCPVPLAQLAEPGPD, from the coding sequence ATGCCGACCTCGGAGTCTGAGCCGCGCGAGCACCGGGACGGGCCCTCCCGCGACCGCTACGACCTCGCCGTGATCGGCGCGGGCCCCGCCGGGCTGGCCGCCGCCGACGCCGCCGCCGGGTTCGGCCTGCGGGTCGCCCTGGTGGACGCGGGCAGCCGGCCCGGCGGCCAGTACTACCGGCACCCCGCCCCCGAACTGGGCGCGGCCCGGCCGGAGCGGCTGCACCACGGCTGGGCGGTGTTCGCCCGGCTGCGCGCGCGGCTGGCGGCCTCGCCGCTGGTCGACCACCTGGCCGGCCACCACGTCTGGGCGCTGGAGGCGGGCGCCCCGGGCGACGACACCGGTCCCTGGCGCCTGCACGCCACCCGCGGCCCCGGGGCGGTCGACCGGGCCACCGTGCGGGCCCGGGCCGTCCTGCTGGCCACCGGCGCGCACGAGCGGCAACTGCCCTTCCCGGGCTGGACGCTGCCCGGGGTGGTGACCGCGGGCGGTGCGCAGGCGATGCTCAAGTCCTCCCTGGTGCTGCCCGGCCGGCGCGTCGTGGTGGCCGGGAGCGGTCCGCTGCTGCTGGCCGCCGCCTCCTCGCTGGTCGCGGCCGGGGCGGAGGTCCCCGCGATCGTGGAGGCCACCTCGTACCTCGGCTACGCCCGCGGGCTGCCGGTGCTGGCCGGCAACCCCGGCAAGCTCGCCGAGGGCGCCGCGCACGGCGCCCGGCTGCTGCGGCACGGGGTGCGGCTGCGGCGCGGCAGCGCGGTGGTCGAGGCGCACGGCACCGACCGGGTCACCGCCGTCACGGTGGCCCGGCTGGACGCCCGGTGGAAGCCGGTGCCGGGCAGCGAGCGGCGGATCGGGTGCGACGCGCTGGCGATCGGCCACGGGCTGGTGCCGCAGATCGAACTGGCCACCGAGCTCGGCGCCGCGACGGCCGCCGGGCCGGACGGCGCGGTCGCCCTGGCGGTGGACGCCCGGCAGCGCACCAGCGTGCCCGGGCTGTGGGCGGCGGGGGAGACCTGCGGCGTCGGCGGCGCGGACCTGGCGCTCGCCGAGGGCGTGCTGGCCGCCCACGCGGTGGCCGGACGCCCGTTCCCCGCCCGGGCGGCGGCCGTCCGCCGACGGCGGCGCGCGTTCGCCGTGCTGATGGCCGCCGCGCACGCGCCCGGGCCGGACTGGACCGGCTGGGTCACCGACGACACCGAGGTCTGCCGCTGCGAGGAGGTCCCGGCCCGGGCGGTCCGGGAGGCCGTCGAACAGCTCGGCGCCGGCGACGCCCGGACGGTCAAGCTGCTCACCCGGGCCGGCATGGGTTGGTGCCAGGGCCGGATGTGCGGACCCGTGGTGGCCCGCCTGTCCGGCGGCGGAGTCGGACGGCCGGACAGCCGACCGCTGTCCTGCCCGGTGCCGCTGGCGCAACTGGCCGAGCCGGGGCCGGACTAG
- a CDS encoding NAD(P)/FAD-dependent oxidoreductase, with product MLKRNPYDVVVVGAGVVGAACAYYAARSGLKVAVVDRGPVAGGTTGAGEGNLLVSDKEPGPELDLALLSTGLWRDLAAELGARVEYEPKGGLVVATGPAGLDPLHGFAAQQRTAGVTAVPVTADDLPALEPHLAADLPGGYLYPQDAQVQPALAAAHLLRASGADRYLGEAVTGLLRGPGGAVTGVATARRALAAPAVVNAAGTWGGELAALAGVRLPVLPRRGFVLVTEPLPRIVRHKVYAADYVADVASGSADLQSSAVVEGTPAGPVLIGASRERVGFDRTLGPEVLHRLAAQAAALFPVLRAVQVQRAYRGFRPYLPDHLPAVGHDARAPGLYHACGHEGAGIGLAPATGLLISRQLTGAEPELDLAPFRPERFDDAEDAEGAGDAGDAA from the coding sequence GTGCTCAAGCGAAACCCCTACGACGTCGTGGTGGTCGGGGCCGGCGTGGTCGGTGCCGCCTGCGCCTACTACGCCGCCCGGTCCGGCCTGAAGGTTGCCGTGGTGGACCGCGGGCCGGTGGCCGGCGGCACCACCGGCGCCGGTGAGGGAAACCTGCTGGTCTCCGACAAGGAGCCCGGCCCGGAACTCGACCTCGCCCTGCTCTCCACCGGCCTGTGGCGCGACCTCGCCGCCGAGCTCGGCGCACGCGTCGAGTACGAGCCCAAGGGCGGCCTGGTGGTCGCCACCGGCCCCGCCGGACTCGACCCGCTGCACGGCTTCGCCGCGCAGCAGCGCACCGCCGGGGTGACCGCCGTCCCGGTCACCGCCGACGACCTGCCCGCACTCGAACCGCACCTGGCCGCCGACCTGCCCGGCGGCTACCTGTACCCGCAGGACGCCCAGGTCCAGCCCGCGCTGGCCGCCGCCCACCTGCTGCGCGCCTCCGGCGCCGACCGTTACCTCGGCGAGGCCGTCACCGGCCTGCTGCGCGGCCCCGGCGGCGCCGTCACCGGCGTGGCCACCGCCCGCCGCGCCCTTGCCGCCCCCGCCGTGGTCAACGCCGCCGGCACCTGGGGCGGCGAACTCGCCGCGCTGGCCGGGGTCCGCCTCCCGGTGCTGCCCCGGCGCGGCTTCGTCCTCGTCACCGAACCGCTGCCGCGGATCGTCCGGCACAAGGTCTACGCCGCCGACTACGTCGCCGACGTCGCCTCCGGCTCGGCCGACCTCCAGTCCTCCGCCGTGGTCGAGGGCACCCCCGCCGGGCCGGTGCTGATCGGCGCCAGCCGCGAGCGGGTCGGCTTCGACCGGACCCTCGGCCCCGAGGTGCTGCACCGGCTCGCCGCCCAGGCCGCCGCGCTGTTCCCGGTGCTGCGCGCCGTCCAGGTCCAGCGCGCCTACCGGGGCTTCCGCCCCTACCTGCCCGACCACCTGCCGGCCGTCGGGCACGACGCCCGGGCGCCCGGGCTGTACCACGCCTGCGGGCACGAGGGCGCGGGCATCGGGCTGGCGCCCGCCACCGGGCTGCTGATCAGCCGTCAGCTCACCGGCGCGGAGCCGGAGCTGGACCTGGCACCGTTCCGGCCGGAGCGGTTCGACGACGCCGAGGACGCCGAGGGCGCGGGGGACGCGGGGGACGCGGCGTGA
- a CDS encoding (2Fe-2S)-binding protein, which translates to MDPLDLVGAEPGPVRTFRFDGRPVPALPGQTLAAALWADGVPAWRTTRRGGRPRGAFCGIGQCFDCLATVNGRPNQRLCLLPAEHGDTVTTQEGHGHADLGV; encoded by the coding sequence GTGGACCCGCTCGACCTGGTGGGCGCCGAACCCGGCCCCGTCCGGACCTTCCGGTTCGACGGCCGCCCGGTGCCCGCGCTGCCCGGGCAGACGCTGGCCGCCGCGCTGTGGGCCGACGGCGTGCCGGCCTGGCGCACCACCCGGCGCGGGGGCCGTCCGCGCGGGGCGTTCTGCGGGATCGGGCAGTGCTTCGACTGCCTGGCCACCGTCAACGGCCGACCCAACCAGCGCCTGTGCCTGCTGCCCGCCGAGCACGGCGACACCGTCACCACCCAGGAGGGGCACGGCCATGCCGACCTCGGAGTCTGA
- a CDS encoding twin-arginine translocase TatA/TatE family subunit — MRLLSPGSLLLVTALAVLLFGGKRLPDAARALGRSLRILKSEGRALRREFDSGRQTPAAPAPAARPAAEPERVVKAAPGAPRPDRAA; from the coding sequence ATGCGACTCCTTTCACCCGGCTCGCTGCTGCTGGTCACGGCGCTCGCGGTGCTGCTGTTCGGCGGCAAGCGGCTGCCGGACGCGGCGCGGGCGCTGGGCCGGTCGCTGCGGATTCTCAAGAGCGAGGGCCGGGCCCTGCGCCGGGAGTTCGACTCCGGCCGACAGACGCCCGCCGCCCCCGCCCCGGCCGCGCGGCCCGCCGCCGAACCGGAACGGGTGGTCAAGGCCGCCCCGGGCGCCCCCCGCCCCGACCGGGCCGCCTGA